Proteins encoded in a region of the Dorea longicatena genome:
- a CDS encoding FtsX-like permease family protein, whose product MLHKIIYKNFKSNIRKYILFFVSNIIAVAELFIFWGLNDVVVRAVTEPSIMMGIKSDFMIAVGLITVVTILLMVFSMRYYIKLRAKDYGTFIMLGMKKKMSYMLLFAEYIIGCIGSLLIGILLGNLLLYGILYCLNQYNPQIITLQKVDPVVYKNTILLCLGVMLGIFIILLVWMDGRNLSSLMMKEEIKEKRPVSSKWLLFTVLGIVFIILAIKQYKPGTWGYYFAHIYFLIGGILIITFSGAFILEQAKKEPFYFRYALKINQLDSKYQSNILIILMLFVIHFFVLSYIGTQIVEILPLDKTNSNYPYDIIWMARQNDEKYSEKIAEKYNGTVKHIPMIRATMFYSQEEIGISESTYKELTGKAYGLSGKEIVIGIEDQNYQREEKVTDKVLYDLFGWLYIGKFNPNKKEFESSNILKDANYQYRIKEIHTQNVFGKFVPEDAGEGCEDTVIFSDEYFDKQWEKQAADDEEVSMLEAFSFPKTKEQMAWKEIKDHADKEGITVFQPDDSHSPHAICYDKTVFLKEQKASNIFLLFSKLFILITLLISGTFIMVVKNLAEMSSYQRRYEFFHSMGMKQKEQKKILSFEICSVANIALGTGICLALLYVMTYLHWYDAMGEKISTTFWSYWLKLVGIYIIIQIVVQKLFVRYVNKRI is encoded by the coding sequence ATGCTGCATAAAATAATTTACAAAAATTTTAAAAGCAATATACGGAAATATATTTTATTTTTTGTCAGTAACATTATAGCCGTAGCAGAATTATTTATCTTTTGGGGATTGAATGATGTTGTAGTGCGGGCAGTTACAGAACCTTCGATTATGATGGGAATAAAAAGTGATTTTATGATAGCGGTTGGATTAATAACTGTTGTTACAATACTTTTGATGGTATTTTCTATGCGCTATTATATTAAACTCCGGGCAAAAGATTATGGAACTTTTATTATGCTTGGGATGAAAAAGAAGATGTCTTATATGCTTCTTTTTGCGGAATACATTATAGGATGTATAGGTTCACTTTTAATTGGTATTTTGTTAGGAAATCTGCTCCTATATGGAATTTTATATTGCTTAAATCAATACAATCCTCAGATTATTACATTACAAAAAGTGGATCCGGTCGTATATAAAAATACAATTCTTTTGTGTCTGGGAGTTATGCTTGGAATCTTTATAATTCTCCTGGTGTGGATGGACGGAAGAAATTTAAGCTCTTTAATGATGAAAGAGGAAATAAAGGAAAAACGTCCCGTCAGTTCAAAATGGCTGTTGTTTACAGTGTTAGGGATTGTATTTATAATACTTGCAATTAAACAATATAAGCCAGGAACATGGGGATATTATTTTGCACATATATATTTTCTGATAGGCGGAATTCTTATTATCACTTTCAGTGGTGCATTTATTCTTGAACAGGCGAAAAAAGAACCTTTTTACTTTCGGTATGCATTGAAAATCAATCAACTTGATAGTAAATATCAAAGTAATATATTAATTATTCTGATGTTATTTGTAATACATTTTTTTGTTCTTTCTTATATCGGTACACAAATAGTAGAGATTCTGCCTCTTGACAAGACAAATAGTAATTATCCTTATGATATAATCTGGATGGCACGCCAGAACGATGAAAAATACAGTGAAAAAATAGCTGAAAAATATAATGGGACAGTTAAACATATTCCGATGATCCGGGCAACAATGTTTTATTCACAGGAAGAAATTGGAATATCTGAATCCACATATAAAGAACTAACAGGGAAGGCTTATGGTTTGTCTGGGAAAGAAATTGTTATAGGAATTGAGGACCAGAATTATCAAAGGGAAGAAAAAGTAACTGATAAGGTTCTTTATGATTTATTTGGATGGCTGTATATTGGTAAATTTAATCCGAATAAAAAGGAATTTGAATCTTCCAATATTTTAAAAGATGCGAATTATCAGTATAGGATAAAAGAAATTCATACACAAAACGTATTTGGAAAATTCGTACCAGAAGATGCCGGTGAAGGTTGTGAAGATACAGTTATATTTTCGGATGAATATTTTGATAAACAATGGGAAAAACAGGCAGCAGATGATGAAGAAGTTTCAATGTTAGAAGCATTTTCTTTTCCAAAAACAAAAGAGCAGATGGCCTGGAAAGAGATAAAAGATCATGCAGATAAAGAGGGAATTACTGTATTTCAACCAGATGACAGTCATTCGCCACATGCTATATGCTATGATAAGACTGTGTTTTTAAAAGAGCAGAAAGCAAGTAATATATTTTTACTTTTTAGCAAGCTGTTTATTCTGATAACACTTTTGATTAGTGGTACTTTTATTATGGTTGTTAAAAATCTGGCCGAAATGTCTTCTTATCAAAGACGTTATGAATTTTTTCATTCTATGGGCATGAAACAAAAAGAGCAAAAGAAGATCTTAAGTTTTGAGATTTGCAGCGTAGCAAATATAGCATTAGGTACAGGTATTTGTTTAGCTCTTTTATATGTAATGACTTATTTACATTGGTATGATGCGATGGGTGAAAAAATATCAACCACTTTTTGGAGCTACTGGCTTAAGCTCGTTGGAATTTATATAATTATTCAGATAGTTGTGCAGAAATTATTTGTAAGGTATGTGAACAAAAGAATTTAG
- a CDS encoding Abi family protein, producing the protein MTEKALKPIKPFLNYEEQINNLIEQKGMIVNDHKFAVSKLEDISYFALIDGYKNLFYNPMTRKYKEGTTFEDLVALYEFDEKLRTLIFRYLCHFEQKMRSLISYHFCDTYSEKQEDYLNAVHYNNSGANKKKIAALIAILDREAKKSTDHAYVVYQRKTYGNVPMWVIMKTLTFGQMSKMYSFLTTSMKTKISRHFDYVSEKELIQYMKVLTLYRNVCAHNERLFSYKSRFDIPDTILHRKMKLPQNGNKYKCGKNDLFSVVIAFRMLLAKEDFAEFKKSLNQIINQYMKKTGNLNQDLFFKAMGFPENWKNISRYKL; encoded by the coding sequence ATGACAGAAAAAGCGTTAAAACCGATAAAACCGTTTTTGAATTATGAAGAACAAATCAATAATCTCATCGAGCAAAAAGGAATGATTGTTAATGATCATAAATTTGCTGTGTCCAAATTAGAAGATATCAGTTATTTTGCTTTAATAGATGGATATAAAAATCTGTTTTATAATCCTATGACAAGAAAATATAAGGAAGGCACAACCTTTGAGGATCTTGTTGCTTTATATGAATTTGATGAAAAACTTCGTACATTGATCTTCCGGTATCTTTGTCATTTTGAGCAAAAAATGAGATCGCTGATTTCTTATCATTTTTGTGATACTTATTCAGAAAAACAGGAAGATTATCTGAATGCTGTACATTATAATAACTCGGGAGCAAATAAAAAGAAAATTGCTGCTTTAATAGCTATACTGGATAGAGAAGCAAAGAAAAGCACAGATCACGCTTATGTAGTTTATCAAAGAAAAACATATGGAAATGTTCCTATGTGGGTCATTATGAAAACTTTAACATTTGGACAGATGTCAAAGATGTATTCATTTCTGACGACCAGTATGAAAACGAAAATTAGCCGACATTTTGATTATGTAAGTGAAAAAGAACTAATTCAGTACATGAAAGTGCTTACCTTATATAGAAACGTCTGTGCTCATAATGAAAGGTTATTTTCATATAAGAGCAGGTTTGATATCCCTGATACAATATTACATAGAAAAATGAAACTTCCGCAAAATGGAAATAAATACAAATGTGGAAAAAACGATTTGTTTTCTGTTGTGATTGCTTTTCGAATGTTGCTGGCAAAAGAAGATTTTGCTGAATTTAAAAAATCTTTGAATCAGATAATTAACCAGTATATGAAAAAGACGGGCAATCTAAACCAGGATTTATTTTTCAAAGCAATGGGATTCCCGGAAAACTGGAAGAATATAAGTAGATATAAATTATAA
- a CDS encoding RNA polymerase sigma factor — MDFDCIYKSYYLDVYHFLCGLSSNKEIAEDITQETFTKALTAINSYDGRKDIRAWLFTIARNTYFTYCKREKIYVEWEPPTEQVDIQTEFIDNLINKEQVEKIHNFLKNMKDPYKIVFELRIHGELSFEKIGRIFGKSSGWARVTYYRAKMKILEYMEAENNE, encoded by the coding sequence ATGGATTTTGATTGTATATATAAATCATATTACCTGGACGTATATCATTTTTTGTGTGGTTTATCATCGAACAAAGAAATTGCAGAAGATATTACACAGGAAACTTTTACAAAAGCATTGACGGCAATTAATTCATATGATGGAAGAAAAGATATACGTGCATGGTTATTTACAATTGCAAGAAATACATATTTTACATATTGTAAGCGTGAGAAAATCTATGTGGAATGGGAGCCTCCAACGGAGCAGGTCGATATTCAGACGGAGTTTATTGACAATCTAATAAATAAAGAACAGGTTGAGAAAATACATAATTTTTTGAAAAATATGAAAGATCCATACAAAATAGTATTTGAATTAAGAATACATGGGGAACTTTCATTTGAAAAGATTGGAAGAATTTTTGGAAAAAGTTCTGGCTGGGCAAGAGTAACTTATTATAGAGCCAAAATGAAAATATTAGAATATATGGAGGCAGAGAATAATGAATAA
- a CDS encoding zf-HC2 domain-containing protein → MNKITCNVIKDILPLYIDGVVSEDTQKIVDEHLAECSLCRDEMNKLKKTLVIPTNEEIQQETVNVLEKSISSIERTVVKKFIHYSSYFDLIFNIGMIPFIYWLYVIWIKKETSLLNIYVFIKKYSRISGDLLSFALFFVIFICCDIIHIVLTMKKKQLNIMDSVVVMSIMVKLFLILILMAFLTAGILM, encoded by the coding sequence ATGAATAAAATAACATGTAATGTAATTAAAGATATTCTTCCGCTTTATATAGATGGGGTGGTAAGTGAAGATACACAAAAAATAGTGGATGAACATTTAGCGGAGTGCAGTTTATGCAGGGATGAAATGAATAAATTAAAAAAAACGTTAGTTATTCCAACAAATGAAGAAATACAACAGGAGACTGTCAATGTATTGGAAAAAAGTATTTCTTCTATTGAAAGAACTGTAGTTAAAAAATTTATCCATTATTCATCGTATTTCGATCTGATATTTAATATCGGAATGATTCCGTTTATATATTGGCTGTATGTGATTTGGATAAAAAAAGAAACGTCTCTTTTGAATATATATGTGTTTATCAAAAAATATAGCCGAATAAGCGGGGACTTATTAAGCTTTGCTTTGTTTTTTGTAATATTTATTTGTTGCGATATTATCCATATTGTTTTAACCATGAAAAAGAAACAATTGAATATTATGGATTCGGTAGTTGTGATGTCAATTATGGTAAAGTTATTTCTTATTCTTATTCTAATGGCATTTTTAACGGCAGGTATATTAATGTAA
- a CDS encoding FtsX-like permease family protein, which yields MFKVVWKSFKYNRKNFLSFFMSEILSVAVIFMLIYIQEALSQVPGIKTEALQFAYQSELRKQLRIIIPCIILIMILVTGYSVKAYINTRIWDYKLFQLLGIRKKNLKVMIGLEYVISGMLACGFGILFGLIGTKIIKEILHTRINARFVKGISMSRVYLVLILSCLIMTIGVYITLQILLDTRTNLGDKIFKIKESRIHSMISVIYFIVGILVISSGYLLVNNDPMMAYMALICILTGLIILMIFGTGFFMEKFSESKYYKKHILAWNDCYCYIKKHGFRMLMQILLGIILIFNTFLMLRGTIHDRYMPNDFVCIGNSKETTAVNTVVTARFNGLTKQFPFLWFNEMGGDSWVAISLSDYNKIYNKNESLNKNEIIRIWRKEGSRKSDLSDKQHRKIKSIALGKCGNMDEEGLEYKYNFQIKKEQIKEMIGFSMTGLVIIPDNIFTQAEKESDYKKMFMIINLPKKNLTVSTRYIEKKLQQGKLDEAFCKLTIQGIDKKENVLNQMVVILVAIIILIFTMFITWLMLQNDQEHLKRKYQIGAILGVKRKEGHLSVVKEISRDMCWPLSIVAVISGMFCGVFIKSYYYGTMEIVLIQKEVAMLGWILCIYGIIFMIFIIFSTRRLWKEISKIWGDKN from the coding sequence ATGTTCAAAGTTGTATGGAAAAGCTTTAAGTATAATAGGAAAAATTTTCTTTCTTTTTTTATGAGTGAAATATTATCAGTTGCAGTTATATTTATGCTTATTTATATTCAAGAGGCATTGTCACAAGTTCCAGGAATAAAAACTGAAGCGTTACAATTTGCATATCAAAGTGAATTAAGAAAGCAGTTACGCATAATCATTCCATGTATTATTTTAATTATGATTCTGGTAACGGGATATTCTGTTAAAGCGTATATAAACACAAGAATATGGGATTATAAATTATTTCAATTATTAGGAATACGCAAGAAAAATTTAAAAGTAATGATTGGTCTGGAATATGTAATAAGCGGTATGCTTGCATGTGGTTTTGGAATTCTGTTTGGTTTAATTGGAACGAAAATTATAAAAGAAATTCTTCATACTAGAATAAATGCAAGATTTGTCAAAGGCATTTCGATGTCAAGAGTTTATCTTGTGTTGATTCTAAGCTGTCTGATCATGACGATAGGCGTATATATTACATTGCAAATATTATTAGATACCAGAACGAATTTAGGAGATAAGATATTCAAGATTAAGGAATCTCGAATCCATTCGATGATATCAGTTATTTACTTTATAGTGGGTATTTTGGTTATTAGTAGTGGTTATCTGTTGGTGAATAATGATCCAATGATGGCTTATATGGCACTTATATGTATTTTGACAGGTCTTATAATTCTTATGATATTCGGAACTGGATTTTTTATGGAAAAATTCAGTGAGTCGAAATATTATAAAAAGCATATATTAGCTTGGAATGATTGCTACTGTTACATAAAAAAACATGGATTTCGGATGCTAATGCAGATATTGTTGGGAATCATTTTAATATTTAATACATTTTTAATGCTTCGAGGTACAATTCATGACAGATATATGCCAAATGATTTTGTGTGTATCGGCAACTCAAAAGAAACGACAGCAGTAAATACTGTGGTAACAGCTCGATTTAATGGTCTTACAAAACAATTCCCGTTTCTGTGGTTTAATGAGATGGGAGGTGATTCCTGGGTTGCTATATCACTTAGCGACTATAATAAAATTTACAATAAAAATGAATCGTTAAATAAAAATGAAATAATAAGAATTTGGAGAAAAGAAGGGAGCCGTAAATCGGATCTAAGTGATAAACAACATAGAAAAATAAAATCAATCGCACTTGGTAAATGCGGAAATATGGATGAAGAGGGATTGGAATATAAATACAATTTCCAGATAAAGAAAGAGCAAATCAAAGAGATGATCGGCTTTTCTATGACCGGTCTTGTAATTATTCCAGATAATATATTCACGCAGGCAGAAAAAGAAAGTGATTATAAAAAAATGTTTATGATTATAAATCTGCCAAAAAAGAACCTGACAGTTTCAACACGATACATAGAAAAAAAATTGCAACAAGGAAAACTAGATGAGGCTTTTTGTAAGTTGACAATTCAGGGTATTGATAAAAAAGAAAACGTATTAAATCAAATGGTAGTAATCCTCGTAGCGATTATTATTTTAATTTTTACGATGTTTATAACATGGTTAATGCTGCAGAATGATCAGGAGCATTTAAAACGAAAATATCAGATAGGTGCTATTCTTGGTGTGAAGAGGAAGGAAGGACATTTATCCGTTGTGAAAGAAATATCCAGAGACATGTGTTGGCCTCTTTCAATTGTGGCCGTTATAAGTGGAATGTTTTGCGGAGTATTTATAAAATCTTATTATTACGGAACAATGGAAATTGTTTTGATACAAAAGGAAGTTGCAATGTTAGGATGGATTTTATGCATATATGGAATTATTTTTATGATATTTATTATTTTTTCAACCAGGCGTTTATGGAAAGAAATTTCAAAAATATGGGGTGATAAGAATTGA
- a CDS encoding ABC transporter ATP-binding protein has protein sequence MRNILEVKNLVRSYNTATFRDSKNNVNVLKGISFQVAEGEFVGIMGKSGCGKTTLLKTLGMIDKPTDGTIKFMGEDTSELYGDKLADIRNSKIGFIFQDFYLMDSLSVEENIMLPMIISKQNINKMIAEAKKYAEQFQIEHLLKKNPYELSGGEKQRVAICRALINNPDLILADEPTGNLDSKSGKIVIDALNKISSEYKKTIVMVTHDSQMASYCSRLILLKDGVILEDLKNSGNQDAFYQEILGKMKEL, from the coding sequence ATGAGAAATATATTAGAAGTTAAAAATCTTGTAAGAAGTTACAATACAGCAACTTTTAGGGATTCAAAAAATAATGTGAATGTGTTAAAAGGAATCAGCTTTCAAGTTGCGGAAGGTGAATTTGTTGGAATCATGGGAAAATCCGGATGTGGTAAGACAACGCTGCTTAAAACACTCGGAATGATTGATAAACCGACGGATGGAACAATTAAATTTATGGGGGAAGATACCAGTGAACTGTACGGGGACAAGCTTGCGGATATCCGGAACAGCAAGATAGGATTTATTTTTCAGGACTTTTATCTGATGGACAGCCTCTCAGTGGAAGAGAATATCATGCTGCCGATGATCATAAGCAAACAGAATATTAATAAGATGATTGCAGAAGCAAAGAAATATGCAGAACAATTTCAGATAGAACATCTGTTAAAGAAAAACCCTTATGAATTATCCGGTGGTGAAAAGCAGAGAGTTGCCATATGTCGTGCGTTAATCAATAATCCTGATCTGATACTTGCTGATGAGCCAACCGGAAATTTGGACTCAAAGTCAGGAAAGATTGTAATTGATGCATTGAATAAGATTTCATCGGAATATAAGAAGACGATTGTCATGGTAACGCATGATTCGCAGATGGCTAGCTATTGCAGTCGGTTAATTCTGTTGAAAGATGGTGTAATACTAGAGGATTTGAAGAATAGCGGAAATCAGGATGCATTTTATCAGGAGATCCTCGGAAAGATGAAAGAGCTGTAA
- a CDS encoding sensor histidine kinase, producing the protein MKDWSRKRKTDFIIGVALQIYLLFPWVQHYTIYGYLFNTLKINDYVQMYNKTLLPSLKEKSWGYTKMSAFVFLIIIILLMVFQLIELMRIYHITTNERTSDYRGFFWIIYLIFFSIFIDKVEFVDYSLIPAYVEVYMIVLLVFLGLWILIDAMLDTWESEHQILISQLEEQEKLALQTKVKILEERYQEMLKSRKVVHDMKNHILALKNYDQEQNWSGLHEYLNELSDDMLEYNFHIWTGNHMLDMILNQKEKDAQNQNTVMQIDTEVFSTLPFTDREIISLFGNLLDNALEACEKINDKERWIKIKIKKKNLLLYIEIANALEQRPKQIQKKFVSNKKDNGLHGYGMKNIQDIVKKYDGIFQYKVYEDQLIFMISIYTDMHRDCY; encoded by the coding sequence ATGAAAGACTGGTCAAGAAAAAGAAAAACAGATTTTATAATAGGAGTAGCTTTGCAAATATACCTCCTTTTCCCATGGGTACAGCATTATACAATATATGGCTATTTATTTAATACATTGAAAATAAATGATTACGTCCAAATGTATAACAAAACATTATTGCCATCATTAAAAGAAAAATCATGGGGCTATACAAAAATGTCAGCATTTGTCTTTTTAATTATCATTATTCTATTAATGGTTTTTCAATTAATTGAATTAATGCGAATATATCACATAACCACAAATGAAAGGACAAGTGATTATCGTGGATTTTTCTGGATTATATATTTAATCTTTTTTTCGATATTTATAGATAAGGTAGAGTTTGTAGATTATTCTTTGATTCCTGCTTATGTAGAAGTGTATATGATTGTACTATTAGTTTTTTTAGGATTGTGGATTTTAATTGATGCAATGCTAGATACATGGGAATCAGAACATCAGATATTAATTTCTCAATTAGAGGAACAGGAAAAGCTCGCATTACAAACGAAAGTCAAGATTTTAGAAGAACGCTATCAAGAAATGTTAAAAAGCCGAAAAGTGGTTCATGATATGAAGAACCATATTCTGGCACTCAAGAACTATGATCAGGAGCAAAACTGGTCCGGATTGCATGAATATTTGAATGAGCTTAGCGATGATATGCTGGAATATAATTTTCATATCTGGACTGGAAATCATATGCTGGATATGATCTTAAACCAAAAGGAAAAGGATGCACAGAATCAAAATACTGTTATGCAGATTGATACAGAAGTCTTTTCGACACTCCCTTTTACAGACCGGGAGATCATATCACTTTTCGGAAATCTATTGGATAATGCGTTGGAAGCCTGTGAAAAAATCAATGATAAAGAGCGTTGGATAAAGATTAAGATAAAAAAGAAAAACCTATTGTTATATATTGAAATTGCAAATGCATTAGAGCAAAGGCCAAAGCAAATTCAGAAAAAATTTGTTTCAAATAAAAAAGATAATGGACTTCATGGATATGGAATGAAGAATATACAGGATATTGTAAAAAAGTATGATGGAATCTTCCAATATAAGGTATATGAAGATCAGCTGATATTTATGATTTCTATCTATACTGATATGCACAGAGATTGCTATTAA